A genomic segment from Mobula birostris isolate sMobBir1 chromosome 31, sMobBir1.hap1, whole genome shotgun sequence encodes:
- the LOC140190941 gene encoding solute carrier family 2, facilitated glucose transporter member 11-like isoform X2, with translation MLKELFLRSKFFLFIFVVGIGGSFQFGFNISAINTPSEFIKSFTNETWIHRYETPLQEYSLRLLWSFIVSVYSVGGLVGSQVAAVLTVKFGRKKCLLCNNVVAIGSALIMAFSRMSRSFEMIVVGRFLYGISTGLGVVAHGLYLGEVAPKEMRGAVCLTRAVFNAIGKSMGLIVGLRELLGDENKWHLLLAFSGLPALIQLITLPWFPESPRYLLIEKGSKALCIDALQRLWGPGDFTEEVDEMMAERAQMQGATKINIIQLFSDKTIRCQFLTSVAVSAGMQLSGINIIYFYANDVYQQLGFTKDKVLYLGIGASGIEIFTSVICGFIIDRAGRKVLLWRGYSFMALWMLLLIITLSLKEYFTWIPYCSLVLIFAYIFTFGMGPGSVSGVLPLEIFTQSDRSIALVAANSLQWLSLFVLGLVFPFVVDVLGPFSFFLFFGSCTFASLFMFYILPETKGKTLLQINEEFRNLREAKRTMCPSLCKEPVPNQTVVISTIL, from the exons TTTATTAAGAGCTTCACCAATGAAACTTGGATTCATCGGTATGAAACTCCTCTGCAGGAATACTCATTGAGGCTTCTTTGGTCTTTCATTGTATCCGTGTACTcggttggagggctggtcggaagccAAGTTGCTGCAGTTTTAACTGTGAAGTTTGGAAG GAAGAAATGCCTGCTGTGTAATAATGTTGTGGCAATTGGTTCTGCACTAATAATGGCATTTAGCAGGATGTCAAGGTCATTTGAGATGATTGTGGTGGGAAGATTCCTGTATGGAATTAGCACAG GCCTTGGAGTGGTTGCTCATGGCTTGTACCTGGGAGAAGTAGCACCGAAAGAAATGCGAGGAGCTGTGTGTCTGACCCGTGCCGTATTTAATGCCATTGGGAAGTCGATGGGATTGATAGTTGGGCTCAG GGAACTTCTAGGTGATGAAAACAAGTGGCATTTATTATTGGCCTTCAGTGGGTTACCTGCCTTAATTCAGCTCATCACCCTCCCCTGGTTTCCAGAGAGTCCCAGGTATCTACTCATAGAGAAAGGAAGCAAAGCTCTCTGCATTGATG CTCTGCAGAGACTGTGGGGTCCAGGTGATTTCACAGAAGAGGTCGATGAAATGATGGCAGAACGAGCTCAAATGCAGGGGGCTACCAAAATCAATATTATACAGCTGTTCAGTGACAAAACGATACGGTGCCAGTTTTTAACCAGCGTGGCTGTCAGCGCAGGCATGCAGCTCAGCGGCATCAACATT ATCTATTTTTATGCAAACGATGTTTACCAGCAGTTGGGATTTACCAAGGACAAGGTTCTGTACTTGGGAATAGGAGCAAGTGGAATTGAAATATTCACTTCAGTGATCTGT GGATTCATTATTGATCGAGCTGGCAGAAAGGTCCTGCTCTGGAGAGGCTACTCCTTCATGGCACTATGGATGTTACTACTGATTATTACACTCTCTCTGAAG GAATATTTCACCTGGATTCCGTATTGTAGCCTGGTCTTGATCTTTGCTTACATCTTCACTTTTGGAATGGGTCCAG GCAGTGTGAGTGGAGTCTTGCCTTTGGAAATATTTACACAGTCCGACCGAAGCATTGCCTTGGTGGCAGCCAACTCACTGCAGTGGCTGTCTCTCTTCGTCCTGGGGCTAGTGTTCCCTTTTGTTGTT GATGTATTGGGTCCATTCTCCTTCTTCCTGTTCTTTGGAAGCTGCACGTTTGCTTCACTTTTCATGTTTTACATCCTCCCTGAGACAAAAGGGAAAACACTTCTTCAAATCAATGAGGAGTTTCGCAACCTGCGCGAGGCGAAGAGAACAATGTGCCCGAGTCTCTGTAAGGAACCtgttccaaaccagacagtggtCATATCTACAATACTGTGA